The following are encoded together in the Asticcacaulis sp. genome:
- the rpoN gene encoding RNA polymerase factor sigma-54: MALGQRLELKQGQGLVITPQLQQAIKLLQLSNLELEAVIETELERNPLLQRDEADPVSETDTDAPAKESDSGESRELELGDHDTIAANSDLDASTSDVYGDDEPVIRERESVVSDSNEGPMVDWSKAGKGGGSFDGDEDMERALTREKTLTEHLTDQALIAHFSAPEMAIAQILIDAVDEAGYMRVPLAEIADRLGCELALVEKVLTACQGFEPTGIMATSVPECLKLQLIERNRFDPAMQALIDNLELLARRDLSALRKVCGVDEEDMSEMIAELKSLNPRPGAAFGAEPSQTVVPDVFVRPDANGGWRIDLNSDTLPRVLVDQKYHAKVATSARSESEKSYLNDCLSQANWLIKSLDQRARTILKVSAEIVRQQDAFFVYGVEYLRPLNLKTVADAVGMHESTISRVTSNKYVATPRGVFELKFFFTSSIASNDGTSAHSAEAVRHKIKTLIDGEKSSGEILSDDRIVEILKEAGVDIARRTVAKYREALRIPSSVERKRQIR; encoded by the coding sequence ATGGCGCTCGGTCAAAGGTTAGAACTCAAGCAGGGGCAGGGGCTGGTTATCACCCCTCAGTTGCAGCAGGCGATCAAGCTGCTGCAATTGTCGAACCTTGAGCTTGAGGCGGTGATCGAAACCGAACTGGAGCGTAATCCGCTGCTTCAGCGTGACGAGGCCGATCCGGTCAGCGAAACAGATACCGATGCACCGGCCAAAGAGTCCGACAGCGGCGAATCCCGTGAACTGGAACTGGGCGACCACGATACGATCGCCGCCAATTCCGATCTCGATGCCTCCACCTCCGACGTTTACGGCGACGACGAACCGGTCATACGCGAGCGCGAATCGGTGGTTTCCGATTCCAACGAAGGCCCGATGGTCGACTGGTCGAAAGCCGGCAAGGGCGGCGGCAGCTTCGATGGCGACGAGGACATGGAACGCGCCCTGACGCGCGAAAAGACGCTCACCGAACACCTGACCGACCAGGCTTTGATCGCTCATTTCAGCGCGCCGGAAATGGCCATCGCGCAGATATTGATCGATGCCGTCGATGAGGCCGGCTATATGCGGGTGCCTCTGGCCGAAATCGCTGATCGCCTCGGCTGCGAACTGGCCCTGGTGGAAAAGGTGCTGACCGCCTGCCAGGGCTTCGAGCCCACCGGCATCATGGCCACCAGCGTGCCGGAATGCCTGAAGTTGCAACTCATCGAGCGCAACCGCTTCGATCCGGCCATGCAGGCCCTGATCGACAATCTCGAACTGCTGGCCCGCCGCGATCTCAGCGCCTTACGCAAGGTGTGCGGCGTCGATGAAGAAGACATGAGCGAGATGATCGCCGAGCTGAAATCGCTTAATCCCCGGCCGGGGGCCGCATTCGGCGCCGAACCCTCGCAGACCGTGGTGCCCGATGTCTTCGTGCGGCCGGATGCCAATGGCGGCTGGCGCATCGATCTCAATTCCGACACCCTGCCGCGCGTCCTGGTCGATCAGAAATACCACGCCAAGGTAGCAACCTCGGCACGTTCCGAATCCGAAAAATCCTATCTGAATGACTGCCTGAGCCAGGCCAACTGGCTGATCAAGAGCCTGGACCAGCGGGCGCGCACCATCCTCAAGGTCTCCGCTGAAATCGTCCGTCAGCAGGATGCCTTCTTCGTTTATGGCGTCGAATATCTGCGGCCGCTGAATCTGAAAACCGTGGCCGACGCCGTGGGGATGCACGAATCGACCATTTCGCGTGTCACCTCCAACAAGTATGTCGCCACGCCGCGTGGCGTCTTCGAGCTGAAGTTCTTCTTTACCTCCTCGATCGCCTCGAATGACGGCACCTCGGCGCATTCTGCAGAAGCGGTGCGCCACAAGATCAAGACCCTGATCGATGGCGAAAAATCGTCCGGTGAAATCCTGTCCGATGACCGTATCGTCGAAATCCTGAAGGAGGCCGGGGTGGATATCGCCCGGCGGACTGTGGCCAAGTATCGGGAGGCCCTGCGCATTCCGTCGAGCGTCGAACGCAAGCGCCAAATTCGCTGA
- the lptB gene encoding LPS export ABC transporter ATP-binding protein yields MLAVEELNPAVSVDTANEGIVVEGIGKTYKERAVVKSVSLRLGRGEVVGLLGPNGAGKTTCFYMITGLIEADYGTIKLDGQDITYQPMYQRARMGLGYLPQEASIFRGMSVEQNILAVLELNEKDPNKVRDDVNRLLEELRITHIRHSPATALSGGERRRVEIARALAGKPSFMLLDEPFAGIDPLAISDIREVVMYLKSRGIGILITDHNVRETLDLVDRASIIHSGEVLFEGTADEITHDPEVKRVYLGESFN; encoded by the coding sequence ATGCTGGCTGTCGAAGAACTCAATCCCGCCGTCAGCGTCGATACTGCAAATGAGGGTATCGTCGTCGAGGGAATCGGCAAGACCTATAAGGAACGTGCTGTTGTCAAGAGCGTCAGCCTCAGGCTGGGGCGCGGTGAGGTCGTGGGGCTGCTGGGCCCGAACGGCGCGGGCAAGACCACCTGCTTCTACATGATTACCGGGCTGATCGAGGCCGATTACGGCACGATCAAGCTCGATGGCCAGGATATCACTTACCAGCCGATGTACCAGCGTGCGCGCATGGGTCTGGGTTACCTGCCGCAGGAGGCCTCGATCTTCCGCGGCATGTCGGTGGAACAGAATATCCTCGCCGTGCTCGAACTGAACGAGAAGGACCCGAACAAGGTCCGTGACGACGTCAATCGTTTGCTCGAAGAACTGCGCATAACCCATATCCGCCATTCGCCGGCCACCGCCCTTTCGGGCGGGGAGCGCCGCCGCGTGGAGATCGCCCGGGCGCTGGCCGGCAAGCCGTCCTTCATGCTGCTCGATGAACCTTTCGCCGGCATCGATCCCTTGGCGATTTCCGATATCCGCGAAGTGGTTATGTACCTCAAGAGCCGCGGTATCGGCATCCTGATCACCGATCACAATGTCCGCGAAACGCTGGACCTGGTCGATCGCGCCTCGATCATCCATTCTGGCGAAGTTCTATTCGAAGGCACGGCGGATGAAATCACTCACGATCCGGAAGTGAAGCGCGTCTATCTCGGCGAGTCCTTCAACTAG
- the lptA gene encoding lipopolysaccharide transport periplasmic protein LptA: MKKQTVVTALIAAGMIAAAGGLAVSSGAQAQVSSEGGPVMVGGDSMHMDELAHTQTLVGRVEVIQDNARLRADKVVITRQAGPNGRGFGEVVTIVATGNVYYVTPESTMKGDQAVYTKATDDMVLTGDVILTQNQNVTTGTRLVYNLTQKTTTFDAGTGRVKAIIYPDKK; the protein is encoded by the coding sequence ATGAAAAAGCAAACGGTTGTGACGGCGCTGATCGCGGCCGGTATGATTGCGGCGGCGGGCGGCCTGGCAGTCTCCAGCGGCGCACAGGCCCAGGTGTCGAGTGAAGGCGGCCCCGTCATGGTCGGCGGCGATTCCATGCACATGGATGAACTGGCCCATACCCAGACGCTCGTCGGCCGGGTCGAGGTCATTCAGGACAATGCCCGTCTGCGCGCCGACAAGGTGGTCATTACCCGCCAGGCCGGCCCCAATGGCCGCGGTTTCGGCGAGGTCGTCACCATCGTCGCTACCGGAAATGTCTATTACGTCACGCCGGAAAGCACCATGAAGGGCGATCAGGCTGTCTATACCAAGGCGACGGATGACATGGTCCTGACCGGCGATGTCATCCTGACGCAGAACCAGAATGTTACGACAGGCACGCGGCTGGTCTATAACCTGACACAGAAGACCACCACCTTCGATGCTGGCACCGGCCGCGTCAAGGCAATCATCTACCCGGACAAGAAGTAG
- the lptC gene encoding LPS export ABC transporter periplasmic protein LptC encodes MTLTDLHEPLQPLGLAVPIDAEAEAADRRVRLAQQVAAVRRRSRLIHLLRRLLPGLIIGLGLFNVGWIVAQTIINSMNVYNGNLNEIRYTNPRYYGQGGNGDRYTISGLEAVRKGMNATTISLKAPSMEFKSSDVENPTRVSAANGIFDQTTNKFTLTGHVVIAAGGSDFVLKTEQAVVDMDKSIVYGDKHVDGNGSAGHIVGESFLVADNGHSLDIKGRGDTKAWATITEQ; translated from the coding sequence ATGACCCTGACGGACCTTCATGAGCCGCTCCAGCCCCTGGGGTTGGCGGTGCCGATAGATGCAGAGGCCGAAGCCGCCGATCGCCGGGTCCGCCTGGCGCAGCAGGTGGCGGCTGTGCGCCGGCGGTCGCGCCTGATCCATCTGCTGCGCCGCTTGCTGCCGGGGCTCATCATCGGGCTCGGCCTGTTCAATGTCGGCTGGATCGTGGCGCAGACCATTATCAATTCGATGAATGTCTACAACGGCAATCTGAACGAAATCCGCTACACCAATCCGCGCTATTATGGTCAGGGCGGCAATGGCGACCGCTATACGATCAGCGGCCTGGAAGCCGTGCGCAAGGGCATGAACGCCACGACGATCTCGCTCAAGGCGCCCAGCATGGAATTCAAGAGCAGTGATGTCGAAAATCCGACCCGGGTTTCGGCCGCCAATGGCATCTTTGACCAGACTACGAACAAGTTTACCCTGACGGGGCATGTGGTGATCGCGGCCGGCGGTTCGGATTTCGTTCTCAAAACCGAACAAGCGGTGGTGGATATGGATAAATCCATTGTCTATGGCGACAAACACGTTGATGGAAACGGATCGGCGGGGCATATAGTGGGGGAATCCTTCCTGGTGGCCGATAATGGCCACTCACTGGACATCAAGGGACGCGGTGACACCAAGGCCTGGGCCACGATAACTGAACAGTAG
- a CDS encoding ribonuclease D, which yields MTVFYHEGDLPDGLDLGSSVAIDSETMGLRFRRDPLCVVQLSSGDGHAHVVRMSRPDYNCPNLKRLLTDPKVLKLFHFGRFDIGMFELHLGVTTAPVYCTKIASKLARTYTDRHGLKDLTRELLAVDLSKAQQSSDWGQATLSAEQLAYAASDVLHLHALKEKLDAMLVREGRDQLAKAAMEFLPHRVKLDLAGWEDCDIFAHSWA from the coding sequence TTGACCGTATTTTACCACGAAGGCGATTTGCCGGACGGGCTCGATCTGGGATCGTCCGTCGCCATTGATTCCGAGACCATGGGGCTGCGTTTCCGCCGCGATCCTTTGTGCGTGGTGCAACTCTCTTCCGGCGACGGCCATGCCCATGTCGTGCGCATGAGCCGCCCGGATTACAACTGCCCGAACCTGAAGCGCCTGCTGACCGATCCGAAGGTGCTCAAGCTGTTTCATTTCGGCCGCTTCGATATCGGCATGTTCGAACTGCATCTCGGCGTCACCACAGCACCGGTCTATTGCACCAAGATCGCCTCGAAGCTGGCGCGTACCTATACCGACCGCCACGGCCTGAAGGACCTGACCCGCGAACTGCTGGCGGTTGATCTGTCCAAGGCGCAGCAAAGCTCCGACTGGGGCCAGGCCACGCTTTCGGCTGAGCAACTGGCCTATGCCGCTTCCGATGTGCTGCACCTGCATGCGCTCAAGGAAAAGCTCGACGCCATGCTGGTGCGCGAAGGCCGTGATCAGTTGGCGAAGGCCGCAATGGAATTTTTACCGCACCGCGTCAAACTCGATTTGGCAGGCTGGGAAGATTGCGATATCTTCGCGCATAGCTGGGCTTAA
- a CDS encoding dienelactone hydrolase family protein, translating into MGRMITLSRPDGGHLDAYLSDIDKGRHCVIVIQEWWGLNDHIKSIVDRFEFEGFNALAPDLYHGRITKDADEASHMMDGLDFPGAVHQDIAAAFDYLKTINPSVAVMGFCMGGALTIGAAARLEGFKAAVCFYGVPPKAFADPANIKIPFQGHFGRKDDWVTPAVVADLQAAMTKAGNPPEVYSYDADHAFFNKTRPEVYDPEASELAWTRMMAFLRAKL; encoded by the coding sequence ATGGGCCGCATGATCACTCTCAGCCGTCCCGATGGCGGCCATCTCGATGCTTACCTGTCCGATATCGATAAGGGCCGGCACTGCGTTATCGTCATTCAGGAATGGTGGGGCCTGAACGATCATATCAAGTCGATCGTCGATCGCTTTGAATTCGAGGGCTTCAATGCCCTGGCGCCCGATCTCTATCATGGCCGCATCACGAAAGACGCCGATGAGGCCAGCCACATGATGGACGGCCTCGATTTTCCTGGTGCGGTCCATCAGGATATCGCCGCGGCCTTCGATTACCTGAAAACCATCAATCCGTCGGTCGCCGTCATGGGCTTCTGCATGGGCGGGGCGCTTACCATCGGCGCGGCCGCCCGCCTCGAAGGCTTCAAGGCGGCGGTCTGTTTCTACGGTGTGCCGCCGAAAGCCTTTGCCGATCCGGCCAATATCAAGATCCCCTTCCAGGGTCATTTCGGCAGGAAAGACGACTGGGTGACGCCCGCCGTGGTGGCTGATCTCCAAGCCGCCATGACGAAGGCCGGCAATCCGCCGGAAGTCTACAGCTACGACGCCGACCATGCCTTCTTCAACAAGACGCGCCCGGAAGTCTACGATCCGGAAGCTTCCGAACTGGCCTGGACACGGATGATGGCTTTCCTGCGCGCCAAGCTGTAG
- a CDS encoding TIGR02300 family protein has translation MADPALGTKQVCPNCTAKFYDLNKHPAHCPRCDTEFDQEEVVRTRRSRVRTTAPDYEDTDEESEDQVKGKTAGEDDEDEEPETVTPEIDEVVTDDALLIDEDEDLDPADPARVGAPGEAVDMDIEDADLGDDDADDVPFLEDDEDADFDEEIDGLPGEDEDDR, from the coding sequence GTGGCTGATCCTGCCTTAGGTACCAAACAAGTTTGCCCCAACTGCACGGCAAAGTTCTACGACCTGAACAAACACCCGGCGCACTGCCCGCGCTGCGACACTGAATTCGACCAGGAAGAAGTCGTCCGTACGCGCCGGTCGCGCGTCCGGACCACCGCCCCTGATTATGAAGATACCGACGAGGAGTCCGAGGATCAGGTCAAGGGCAAGACCGCTGGCGAGGACGACGAAGACGAAGAGCCGGAAACCGTCACGCCGGAAATCGACGAAGTGGTCACCGACGACGCCCTGCTCATCGACGAGGACGAAGACCTCGATCCGGCCGATCCGGCCCGTGTCGGTGCGCCCGGTGAAGCCGTCGACATGGACATCGAAGACGCCGACCTGGGTGATGATGATGCCGATGACGTGCCCTTCCTCGAAGACGACGAGGACGCCGATTTCGACGAAGAGATCGACGGCCTTCCCGGCGAAGACGAAGACGACCGCTAA
- the aroA gene encoding 3-phosphoshikimate 1-carboxyvinyltransferase → MTGKIALPGSKSITNRVLLIAALARGRSHISGALKSDDTKYMAQALRQLGVSVEETGDTNFVVTSTGTLTPSPEPLFLGNAGTAVRFLTAAAANITGTTVLTGDEHMQKRPIAPLVEALNAAGVTATAPTGCPPVTVTSASGFANRSVEVDASLSSQYVSALMMAGTKGDAPFSLKVKDGDIGARGYIDITLECMKAFGANITQTAPLSWDIANTSYAARDYWVEPDASAATYIWGINALLGTSIDIGIAPEAMMQPDARAYNFIKQFPNLPAEIDGSQMQDAIPTIAVLAAFNNHPVRFVGIANLRVKECDRINAVATELNRIQPGLAEEIGDDLLVTPDRGLIGKRVEADIHTYADHRIAMAFAQAALVINGIRILDPGCTAKTYPGYWRDLQSVGVEMTFD, encoded by the coding sequence TTGACCGGAAAGATAGCGCTTCCCGGTTCGAAATCGATCACCAACCGGGTATTGCTGATCGCGGCGCTGGCGCGCGGCCGCAGCCACATCAGCGGCGCGCTGAAAAGCGACGACACCAAATATATGGCGCAGGCGCTGCGGCAGCTTGGCGTAAGCGTGGAAGAAACGGGCGATACCAATTTCGTGGTGACGAGCACCGGCACATTGACCCCTTCGCCTGAGCCGTTGTTTCTCGGCAATGCCGGCACGGCGGTGCGGTTTCTTACGGCCGCCGCGGCCAATATCACAGGCACCACCGTCCTGACCGGCGACGAACACATGCAGAAACGTCCGATCGCGCCTTTGGTCGAAGCTCTAAATGCGGCCGGCGTCACGGCCACAGCGCCGACCGGCTGCCCGCCAGTGACGGTCACCAGCGCCAGCGGCTTTGCCAATCGCTCGGTCGAGGTCGATGCCAGCCTGTCGAGCCAGTATGTCTCGGCCCTGATGATGGCCGGCACGAAAGGCGATGCACCGTTCAGCCTGAAGGTCAAGGACGGCGATATTGGCGCACGCGGCTATATCGATATCACGCTTGAATGCATGAAGGCGTTCGGCGCTAACATCACGCAAACGGCGCCTCTAAGCTGGGATATCGCCAATACGTCTTACGCGGCCCGTGATTACTGGGTGGAGCCGGACGCCAGCGCCGCCACCTATATCTGGGGCATCAATGCCTTGCTGGGCACCAGCATCGATATCGGCATAGCACCCGAAGCCATGATGCAGCCCGACGCCCGCGCCTATAACTTTATCAAGCAGTTCCCCAACCTGCCGGCCGAAATCGACGGCAGTCAGATGCAGGACGCCATCCCCACCATTGCCGTGCTGGCCGCTTTCAACAATCATCCGGTGCGCTTTGTCGGCATCGCCAATCTGCGCGTCAAGGAATGCGACCGCATCAATGCCGTGGCCACCGAACTGAACCGCATCCAGCCGGGCCTGGCAGAGGAGATCGGCGACGACCTGCTGGTAACGCCGGACCGCGGCCTGATCGGCAAGCGGGTTGAAGCCGATATTCATACCTATGCCGACCACCGCATCGCCATGGCCTTTGCCCAGGCCGCTTTGGTGATCAATGGCATCCGCATCCTTGACCCTGGCTGCACCGCCAAGACCTATCCCGGCTACTGGCGCGACCTGCAAAGCGTCGGCGTGGAAATGACTTTTGATTGA
- a CDS encoding type II toxin-antitoxin system Phd/YefM family antitoxin: MDDASIGAGDFKAKCLKLLDEVAETRQPLIITKHGKPVAKLIPMPPKKSLFGLMAGSVVYEGDIISPIDVEWDANK; encoded by the coding sequence ATGGATGACGCCTCAATCGGTGCCGGTGACTTCAAGGCCAAATGCCTCAAATTGCTGGATGAAGTGGCCGAAACGCGCCAACCCCTTATCATTACCAAGCACGGAAAGCCTGTAGCGAAACTTATCCCAATGCCGCCAAAGAAGAGCCTCTTCGGGTTAATGGCAGGCAGCGTGGTTTACGAAGGCGATATCATTTCACCCATAGATGTTGAGTGGGATGCAAATAAGTGA
- a CDS encoding type II toxin-antitoxin system VapC family toxin: MSLVLLDTHVLIWTITQSNRIGRQTQILLERASSDGNVCISAITVWEIAMLESKGRLNLDRDAEKWLDTIFDEGGLSLIPLAPAISFGSTRLPGSFHSDPSDRIIVATARYLNAQLITEDQSILAYAGQGHVKAVSPGL; encoded by the coding sequence GTGAGTCTTGTTCTGTTGGACACGCATGTCCTGATCTGGACAATCACTCAATCAAATCGCATCGGCCGGCAGACGCAAATATTGCTTGAGCGCGCATCGTCAGATGGAAATGTTTGTATCTCCGCCATAACCGTATGGGAAATCGCCATGCTTGAATCCAAGGGTCGGCTTAATCTGGATCGGGATGCGGAAAAATGGCTTGATACCATTTTCGATGAGGGCGGCCTTTCGCTCATTCCCCTGGCGCCAGCAATATCTTTTGGCAGCACACGGCTCCCCGGAAGTTTTCATAGCGATCCTTCCGACCGAATTATTGTTGCAACAGCACGATATCTTAACGCGCAACTCATTACCGAGGACCAATCCATCCTGGCCTATGCTGGTCAGGGACACGTAAAAGCCGTGAGTCCAGGTCTGTGA
- the rpsA gene encoding 30S ribosomal protein S1, giving the protein MSDYNPSRDDFAALLDESMHGRDMLEGQVIHGLVVGVEKEYVMVDVGLKTEGRISLKEFGLADGQTLKVGDTVEVYLERVENAMGEAVISREKARREEAWTRPEVIFNKGEPVMGTIVGRVKGGFTVDMDGASGFLPGSQVDIRPVRDVAPLMGKEQPFAILKMDRPRGNIVVSRRAILEEARAEQRTELVGQLAEGEIRDGVVKNITDYGAFVDLGGIDGLLHVTDMSWKRVSHPSQVLNVGDAVKVQIIKINPDTQRISLGMKQLQSDPWDGVDSKYPVGGKFSGRITNITDYGAFVELESGVEGLVHVSEMSWTKKNVHPGKIVSTSQEVEVVVLEVDASKRRVSLGLKQAQNNPWTTSSAQHPVGSTIEGEVKNATEFGLFIGFENDIDGMVHLSDLDWNVAGEEAIAKYKKGDVVKSKVLDVDVEKERISLGIKQLGSDPMTGDTYRKGQNITVTVTEVTSGGIEVKFGEDDAPMSAFIRKSDLSRDRNEQRVERFAVGDRIDAQVTNVDKAARKVSVSIKALEMASEKEAIEQYGSQDSGASLGDILGAALRDKAGS; this is encoded by the coding sequence ATGAGCGATTACAATCCGTCGCGCGACGATTTCGCCGCCCTGCTTGACGAATCCATGCACGGCCGCGACATGCTGGAAGGCCAGGTCATTCACGGCCTCGTCGTCGGCGTCGAAAAAGAATATGTCATGGTCGATGTCGGTCTGAAGACCGAAGGCCGTATTTCCCTGAAGGAATTCGGCCTCGCTGACGGCCAGACCCTGAAGGTCGGCGACACCGTCGAAGTTTACCTGGAACGCGTTGAAAACGCCATGGGCGAAGCGGTCATCAGCCGCGAGAAGGCCCGCCGCGAAGAAGCCTGGACCCGCCCGGAAGTTATCTTCAACAAGGGCGAGCCGGTCATGGGTACGATCGTCGGTCGCGTCAAGGGCGGCTTCACGGTCGATATGGACGGCGCTTCGGGCTTCCTGCCCGGCTCCCAGGTCGATATCCGCCCCGTGCGCGATGTCGCCCCGCTGATGGGCAAGGAACAGCCCTTCGCCATCCTGAAGATGGACCGTCCACGCGGCAATATCGTCGTGTCGCGTCGCGCCATCCTCGAAGAAGCCCGTGCCGAACAGCGCACCGAGCTGGTCGGCCAGCTGGCCGAAGGCGAAATCCGTGACGGCGTCGTCAAGAACATCACCGATTACGGTGCGTTCGTTGATCTCGGCGGCATCGACGGCCTGCTGCACGTGACCGACATGTCGTGGAAGCGCGTTTCGCATCCGTCGCAGGTCCTCAACGTCGGCGATGCTGTCAAGGTTCAGATCATCAAGATCAACCCGGATACGCAACGCATCAGCCTCGGCATGAAGCAACTGCAGTCCGATCCGTGGGATGGTGTCGACTCCAAGTATCCGGTCGGCGGCAAGTTCTCCGGTCGCATCACCAACATCACTGACTACGGCGCCTTCGTGGAGCTGGAATCGGGCGTTGAAGGTCTGGTTCACGTTTCGGAAATGTCGTGGACCAAGAAGAACGTCCATCCGGGCAAGATCGTCTCCACGTCTCAGGAAGTTGAAGTTGTCGTGCTCGAAGTCGACGCCTCGAAGCGCCGCGTTTCGCTCGGCCTGAAGCAGGCCCAGAACAACCCCTGGACGACTTCCTCGGCTCAGCATCCGGTCGGTTCGACGATCGAAGGCGAAGTCAAGAACGCCACCGAGTTCGGCCTGTTCATCGGCTTCGAAAACGACATCGACGGCATGGTCCACCTGTCGGATCTCGACTGGAACGTGGCCGGCGAAGAAGCCATCGCCAAGTACAAGAAGGGCGATGTCGTCAAGTCCAAGGTTCTGGACGTGGACGTCGAAAAGGAACGCATCAGCCTGGGCATCAAGCAGCTCGGCAGCGATCCGATGACCGGCGACACCTACCGCAAGGGCCAGAACATCACCGTCACCGTTACCGAAGTGACTTCGGGCGGTATCGAAGTGAAGTTCGGTGAAGACGACGCCCCGATGTCGGCCTTCATCCGCAAGTCCGACCTGTCGCGCGACCGCAACGAGCAACGCGTTGAGCGTTTTGCCGTCGGCGACCGCATCGACGCCCAGGTGACCAATGTCGACAAGGCGGCCCGCAAGGTCTCCGTTTCGATCAAGGCCCTGGAAATGGCTTCGGAAAAGGAAGCCATCGAGCAGTACGGCTCGCAGGATTCCGGCGCTTCGCTGGGCGATATCCTGGGTGCTGCCCTGCGCGACAAGGCCGGTTCGTAA
- a CDS encoding integration host factor subunit beta → MLKSELIERLASEYPHLTQKDVERAVNLILESMISTLEKGGRVELRGFGALSVRSRPARAGRNPRTGESVKVPAKHVPFFKSGKELRERLNLSGDDNA, encoded by the coding sequence ATGCTCAAGTCTGAACTTATTGAACGTTTGGCTTCCGAATACCCGCATTTGACGCAGAAGGATGTCGAGCGCGCGGTAAACCTCATTCTGGAATCCATGATCAGCACGCTGGAAAAAGGCGGCCGCGTCGAGCTTCGCGGCTTTGGCGCCCTGTCGGTACGTTCCCGCCCTGCCCGTGCCGGCCGTAATCCGCGTACCGGGGAATCGGTCAAGGTGCCGGCCAAGCATGTGCCTTTCTTCAAGAGCGGCAAGGAACTGCGCGAACGCCTGAACCTTTCCGGCGACGACAACGCCTAA
- the mscL gene encoding large-conductance mechanosensitive channel protein MscL gives MSIASEFKTFLMRGNVIDLAVGVVIGGAFGKIVTSLVDNIIMPPIGYITGGVDFSSLKLILKPADVATKTAEVAISYGVFINTVIQFLIIGAAIFLVVKAINRLMPPPPAPPPPGPSQEELLADILAELKKK, from the coding sequence ATGAGCATTGCCTCCGAATTCAAGACCTTCCTGATGCGCGGCAATGTCATCGACCTGGCGGTCGGTGTTGTGATCGGCGGCGCCTTCGGCAAGATTGTCACCTCGCTCGTCGATAATATCATCATGCCGCCGATCGGCTATATCACCGGTGGCGTCGATTTCTCCAGTCTCAAGCTGATCTTGAAGCCGGCCGATGTGGCCACCAAGACGGCCGAGGTCGCCATCTCCTATGGCGTCTTCATCAATACGGTCATCCAGTTCCTGATCATTGGCGCGGCCATATTCCTGGTGGTCAAGGCGATCAACAGGCTGATGCCGCCACCGCCGGCGCCACCGCCGCCCGGCCCTTCGCAGGAAGAACTGCTGGCCGATATCCTGGCTGAGCTGAAGAAGAAGTAA